In Rubrivirga marina, the following are encoded in one genomic region:
- a CDS encoding DUF350 domain-containing protein — protein MRPRLAPLVALLLAVPAAAQDVIETVPVPPEAADLSLTVVLSTLVYGAIGILMCVLGYVVFDKVAGLNLKHELVEDQNVAVGIMLAGAFIGIAIVVASVMLS, from the coding sequence ATGCGCCCTCGCCTCGCCCCCCTCGTCGCCCTCCTCCTCGCGGTGCCGGCCGCCGCCCAGGACGTTATCGAGACGGTGCCTGTGCCGCCGGAGGCCGCTGATCTCTCGTTGACGGTCGTCCTCTCGACGCTTGTCTACGGCGCCATCGGGATCCTGATGTGCGTGCTCGGCTATGTCGTGTTCGACAAGGTCGCCGGGCTGAACCTCAAGCACGAACTCGTGGAGGATCAGAACGTGGCCGTCGGCATCATGCTGGCCGGGGCGTTCATCGGGATCGCCATTGTGGTCGCCTCCGTGATGCTCTCCTAG
- the glgP gene encoding alpha-glucan family phosphorylase, protein MTDSPRVAYFCMEYGLDHRLKTYAGGLGILAGDILKASKDLGVPMVGIGIRWADGYTEQSIGPDGQQVDGPQDSEADGLLEDTGVEVTVQIRGDDVRCKVWRTEAFGNVPLLLLDTALPGNPHADTTRMLYGGGDEARVAQEVVLGVGGVRALRALGLDVDLYHFNEGHALLAAFELVREKMGGGMDYDDALAATRDEVVFTTHTPVLAGNEEHPIERLRRIAGLDHVSDAQFDALGGSPFNMTVAALRVARKANAVAELHGATANEMWSSVDGRAEIVAITNGVHRPTWVDPAMLEAAATGGDLWAPHQANKRALLDFIAERTGQRLREDRLLVGFARRAATYKRAALIFEDEAHVRPALEEGRLQLVFSGKAHPRDEPGKAIVARLVEMARAYPQSVVFLEDYSMPIGRAMTRGADVWLNTPRRPKEASGTSGMKAAMNGVLNLSVLDGWWPEAFDPGVNGWQIGDGFESVDPTAHDAHDLGSLVSTLFDDVLPTYYDDRERWTSMMRASIESTRDRFSARRMVTEYVEELYRPALAEA, encoded by the coding sequence ATGACTGACTCGCCCCGCGTCGCCTACTTCTGCATGGAGTATGGCCTCGACCACCGGCTCAAGACCTACGCCGGCGGCCTCGGCATCCTGGCCGGCGACATCCTGAAGGCCTCGAAGGACCTCGGCGTCCCCATGGTCGGCATCGGCATCCGCTGGGCCGACGGGTACACGGAGCAATCGATCGGCCCCGATGGCCAGCAGGTCGACGGGCCGCAGGACTCGGAGGCCGACGGGCTCCTCGAGGACACCGGCGTCGAGGTCACGGTCCAAATCCGCGGGGACGACGTCCGGTGCAAGGTGTGGCGAACGGAGGCCTTCGGGAACGTCCCGCTCCTCCTCCTCGACACCGCCCTCCCGGGCAACCCGCACGCCGACACGACGCGCATGCTGTACGGCGGCGGTGACGAGGCCCGCGTGGCGCAGGAGGTGGTCCTCGGCGTCGGCGGCGTCCGCGCGCTCCGGGCGCTCGGCCTCGACGTCGACCTCTACCACTTCAACGAGGGGCACGCGCTGCTGGCCGCCTTCGAACTCGTTCGGGAGAAGATGGGCGGCGGGATGGACTACGACGACGCGCTGGCAGCGACGCGCGACGAGGTCGTGTTCACGACGCACACGCCGGTCCTCGCGGGCAACGAGGAGCACCCGATCGAGCGGCTCCGTCGGATCGCGGGGCTCGACCACGTCTCGGACGCCCAGTTCGACGCGCTCGGCGGGAGCCCATTCAACATGACCGTCGCCGCCCTGCGGGTGGCCCGGAAGGCGAACGCCGTCGCCGAGCTCCACGGGGCCACGGCCAACGAGATGTGGTCGTCCGTCGACGGCCGCGCCGAGATCGTCGCCATCACGAACGGGGTCCACCGCCCGACGTGGGTCGACCCGGCCATGCTGGAGGCGGCCGCTACCGGCGGCGACCTCTGGGCCCCGCACCAGGCCAACAAGCGGGCGCTCCTCGACTTCATCGCCGAGCGGACCGGCCAGCGGCTCCGCGAGGACCGGCTCCTCGTCGGGTTCGCCCGCCGCGCGGCGACGTACAAGCGGGCCGCGCTCATCTTCGAGGACGAGGCCCACGTGCGGCCGGCGCTGGAGGAGGGCCGGCTCCAGCTCGTGTTCTCGGGGAAGGCCCACCCCCGCGACGAGCCCGGCAAGGCCATCGTCGCCCGGCTCGTCGAGATGGCCCGGGCCTACCCCCAATCCGTCGTCTTCCTCGAGGACTACTCGATGCCCATCGGCCGAGCGATGACCCGGGGAGCCGACGTCTGGCTCAACACCCCGCGCCGGCCGAAGGAGGCGAGCGGGACGAGCGGGATGAAGGCCGCCATGAACGGGGTCCTCAACCTCAGCGTGCTCGACGGGTGGTGGCCGGAGGCGTTCGACCCGGGCGTGAACGGGTGGCAGATCGGCGACGGGTTCGAGAGCGTCGACCCGACCGCCCACGACGCCCACGACCTCGGGAGCCTCGTGTCCACGCTGTTCGACGACGTCCTCCCGACGTACTACGACGACCGCGAGCGGTGGACGTCGATGATGCGGGCGAGCATCGAGTCGACGCGGGACCGGTTCAGCGCGCGGCGGATGGTGACGGAGTACGTCGAGGAGCTGTACAGGCCGGCGCTCGCCGAAGCGTAA
- a CDS encoding NAD-dependent epimerase/dehydratase family protein — translation MTVLFLGGTGTISTACSALAVERGLDLTLVTRGGNDDRAPDGVEILHADVRDPDALAAALGDRTFDVVVDWFAFTPEHVDDDLRLFRERTGQYVFISSASAYQTPPQSLPVTESTPLDNPVWGYSQAKIACEDRVWAARDAGMGVTVVRPSHTYAPWTPPFQGGYTVLDRLQRGAPVLVHGDGLSLWTLTHHRDFAKGFVGLLGNEGALGRAVHITTDEILAWDAIVGSLADALGVEPHIVHVPSDRVAAVDADWGDGLLGDKAHARVFDNALVRSLVPNFEATIPWAEGAREMVAWFEAHPEARVVDEDYDQKVDRLIGPFL, via the coding sequence ATGACCGTCCTTTTCCTCGGCGGCACCGGCACGATCTCGACCGCCTGCTCCGCCCTCGCCGTCGAGCGCGGCCTCGACCTCACGCTCGTCACCCGCGGCGGGAACGACGACCGCGCCCCCGACGGCGTCGAGATCCTCCACGCCGACGTCCGCGACCCCGACGCGCTGGCGGCTGCGCTCGGCGACCGCACGTTCGACGTCGTCGTGGACTGGTTCGCGTTCACGCCCGAGCACGTCGACGACGACCTCCGCCTGTTCCGCGAGCGGACGGGCCAGTACGTCTTCATCTCGTCGGCCTCGGCGTACCAGACGCCGCCGCAGTCGCTGCCGGTGACGGAGTCGACCCCACTCGACAACCCGGTCTGGGGCTACTCGCAGGCCAAGATCGCGTGCGAGGACCGCGTCTGGGCCGCGCGCGACGCCGGGATGGGCGTCACCGTCGTCCGCCCGTCGCACACCTACGCGCCGTGGACGCCGCCCTTCCAGGGGGGCTACACCGTCCTCGACCGGCTCCAGCGCGGGGCGCCCGTCCTCGTCCACGGCGACGGCCTCTCGCTGTGGACGCTCACGCACCACCGCGACTTCGCCAAGGGGTTCGTCGGCCTGCTCGGAAACGAGGGCGCGCTCGGCCGAGCCGTCCACATCACCACGGATGAGATCCTGGCGTGGGACGCCATCGTCGGCTCGCTGGCGGACGCGCTCGGCGTCGAGCCGCACATCGTCCACGTCCCGTCGGACCGGGTCGCGGCCGTCGACGCCGACTGGGGCGACGGCCTCCTCGGCGACAAGGCGCACGCGCGCGTGTTCGACAACGCGCTCGTCCGGTCGCTCGTCCCAAACTTCGAGGCGACGATCCCGTGGGCCGAGGGTGCCCGCGAGATGGTGGCGTGGTTCGAGGCCCACCCGGAGGCCCGTGTGGTCGACGAGGACTACGATCAGAAGGTCGACCGGCTCATCGGTCCGTTCCTCTAG
- a CDS encoding polyamine aminopropyltransferase, with product MDAAPPVSDLVRLGAEAGGDGRGGAPPDLTAAGLTRRQTRVLLAAVLVVATCGILYELVVGTLASYLLGNSALHFSLTIGGFMTAMGLGSWAARAVRGDALVWFVGVELAVGLLGGMSAAVLYAAFTYTPFVHLAMGAVILGIGALVGLEIPLVTRLLGGPGRISASELKDTVAGVLAVDYLGALVASLAFPFVLLPVLGVVRTAFVTGFVNLVVVVFCLRAFRRELGQRRRALWAATALVALPLAAGAVGADKLASVFEAKLYRDPVVYAEQSTYQRIVLTASGGDLRLYLDGGLQFSTKDEHRYHEALVHPPMALAQRRERVLVLGGGDGLAVREILGWPEVRSVTLVDLDPAVTRLARAHAALREANEGALEDPRVEIIHDDAGAFLARPGDPYDVVIVDLPDPNHESLAKLYSRPFYERLRGRLGVGGTVAVQSTSPTFAREAYWSIVATAEAAGLHPEPYHLYVPSFGDWGFFVGSTHAVRPGRYRLPPAVAPRVMTPAAFRTARFFDGDASRIPVEVSTLDDPAVLRYYQQGWARWE from the coding sequence GTGGACGCCGCGCCCCCCGTCTCCGACCTCGTCCGCCTCGGTGCCGAGGCGGGCGGGGACGGGCGTGGGGGGGCGCCGCCGGATCTCACCGCCGCCGGCCTCACGCGCCGCCAGACGCGCGTGCTCCTCGCGGCCGTCCTCGTCGTCGCGACGTGCGGGATCCTCTACGAGCTCGTCGTCGGGACGCTCGCGTCGTACCTCCTCGGCAACTCGGCCCTCCATTTCTCGCTGACGATCGGCGGGTTCATGACGGCGATGGGGCTGGGGTCGTGGGCCGCGCGGGCCGTCCGCGGCGACGCGCTCGTGTGGTTCGTGGGCGTCGAGCTGGCGGTCGGGCTCCTCGGCGGGATGTCGGCGGCCGTGCTGTACGCGGCGTTCACGTACACGCCGTTCGTCCACCTCGCGATGGGGGCCGTGATCCTCGGCATCGGCGCGCTCGTGGGCCTCGAGATCCCGCTCGTGACGCGGTTGCTGGGCGGGCCAGGGCGGATCTCGGCGTCGGAGCTGAAGGACACCGTCGCGGGCGTCCTCGCCGTCGACTACCTCGGCGCGCTCGTGGCGTCGCTCGCGTTCCCGTTCGTGCTCCTGCCGGTGCTGGGCGTGGTGCGGACGGCGTTCGTGACGGGCTTCGTCAACCTCGTCGTCGTCGTTTTCTGTTTGCGGGCGTTCCGGCGGGAGCTAGGCCAGCGGCGGCGCGCGCTGTGGGCGGCGACGGCGCTCGTGGCGCTCCCCCTCGCAGCCGGCGCCGTCGGCGCCGACAAGCTGGCGTCGGTGTTCGAGGCCAAGCTGTACCGCGACCCCGTCGTTTACGCCGAGCAGTCGACGTACCAGCGGATCGTGCTGACGGCGAGCGGCGGCGACCTCCGGCTCTACCTCGACGGCGGCCTTCAGTTCTCGACCAAGGACGAGCACCGCTACCACGAGGCGCTCGTCCATCCGCCGATGGCGCTGGCGCAGCGGCGCGAGCGGGTCCTCGTGCTGGGCGGCGGCGACGGGCTCGCGGTCCGGGAGATCCTTGGGTGGCCGGAGGTCCGGTCGGTCACACTCGTCGACCTCGACCCAGCCGTGACGCGTCTCGCCCGGGCGCACGCCGCGCTCCGGGAGGCCAACGAAGGGGCGCTGGAGGACCCGCGCGTCGAGATCATCCACGACGACGCCGGCGCCTTCCTCGCCCGGCCCGGTGACCCGTATGACGTCGTCATCGTGGACCTGCCGGACCCGAACCACGAGAGCCTCGCCAAGCTCTACAGCCGCCCGTTCTACGAGCGCCTCCGCGGGCGCCTCGGTGTTGGGGGCACCGTCGCCGTCCAGTCGACCTCGCCGACGTTCGCGCGGGAGGCCTACTGGAGCATCGTCGCGACGGCCGAGGCCGCCGGGCTCCACCCGGAGCCGTACCACCTCTACGTCCCCAGCTTCGGCGACTGGGGCTTCTTTGTGGGCTCGACGCACGCCGTCCGCCCCGGCCGCTACCGGCTGCCTCCTGCCGTCGCGCCCCGGGTGATGACGCCCGCCGCCTTCCGCACGGCCCGCTTCTTCGACGGCGACGCGTCGCGCATCCCGGTCGAGGTCAGCACGCTCGACGACCCGGCGGTCCTCCGGTACTACCAGCAGGGGTGGGCGCGATGGGAGTGA
- a CDS encoding SPFH domain-containing protein, giving the protein MDRLRGELIDIVEWTDTSRDTLAWKFPRHQNEIKSGAKLVVREGQAAVFVDQGQLADVFDPGTYTLDTANLPILSTIEGWKYGFESPFKAEVFFVNTRRFPDQKWGTKNPIMLRDPEFGPTRLRAFGTYAFRVSDPATFLETIVGTSGDVDTGAITDQIRNILVARFTDVLGESKLAALDMAANVDELGGFVAEKMADDMDEYGIEVLNLLVENVSLPPAVEQALDQRTSMGVIGDLGAYTQYQTAQAIGKAAENPGGAAAAAGVGLGAGLAMANQMGAAMTGGQAQPQQASAPSSGAPPPPPDAASFHVSKDGQSTGPFGLDALRQQARSGDLTRESFVWSQSLGEWKKAGDVDALRPVFDATPPPPPDAA; this is encoded by the coding sequence ATGGACCGCCTCCGCGGCGAACTCATCGACATCGTCGAGTGGACCGACACGTCGCGCGACACGCTCGCGTGGAAGTTTCCGCGCCACCAGAACGAGATCAAGTCCGGCGCGAAGCTGGTCGTCCGCGAAGGGCAGGCCGCCGTGTTCGTCGACCAGGGCCAGCTGGCGGACGTGTTCGACCCCGGCACGTACACGCTCGACACGGCCAACCTCCCGATCCTGAGCACGATCGAGGGCTGGAAGTACGGCTTCGAGAGCCCGTTCAAGGCCGAGGTCTTCTTCGTCAACACGCGGCGCTTCCCGGACCAGAAGTGGGGGACCAAGAACCCGATCATGCTCCGCGACCCCGAGTTCGGGCCGACGCGGCTGCGGGCCTTCGGGACGTACGCGTTCCGCGTGAGCGACCCCGCCACGTTCCTCGAGACGATCGTCGGGACGTCCGGCGACGTCGACACGGGTGCGATCACGGACCAGATCCGCAATATCCTCGTCGCCCGGTTTACCGACGTGCTCGGCGAGTCGAAGCTGGCGGCGCTCGACATGGCGGCCAACGTCGACGAGCTGGGCGGCTTCGTGGCCGAGAAGATGGCCGACGACATGGACGAGTACGGGATCGAGGTCCTGAACCTCCTCGTCGAAAACGTGTCGCTGCCGCCGGCCGTCGAGCAGGCCCTCGACCAGCGGACGTCTATGGGCGTCATCGGCGACCTCGGGGCCTACACGCAGTACCAGACGGCGCAGGCCATCGGGAAGGCGGCTGAGAACCCGGGCGGCGCCGCCGCCGCGGCCGGCGTCGGCCTCGGCGCGGGCCTCGCGATGGCGAACCAGATGGGCGCGGCGATGACGGGCGGGCAGGCCCAGCCGCAGCAGGCGTCGGCCCCGTCGAGCGGGGCCCCGCCGCCGCCGCCCGACGCCGCGAGCTTCCACGTCTCGAAGGACGGCCAGTCGACCGGCCCGTTCGGCCTCGACGCGCTCCGGCAGCAGGCCCGATCGGGCGACCTCACCCGCGAGTCGTTCGTCTGGAGCCAGTCGCTTGGCGAGTGGAAGAAGGCCGGCGACGTCGACGCGCTCCGGCCCGTCTTCGACGCGACGCCCCCGCCGCCGCCCGACGCCGCATGA
- the speD gene encoding adenosylmethionine decarboxylase, translated as MSRPPAGGHHLLVDFWVDDAAPLREVETWEVLLPEACRAAGATVLGARFHQFQPEGVTGIVLLAESHASVHTWPEAGLVTLDVFTCGALDAAAIVETVRQRLSPVRERVTAVARGDVVQPETVAPRRDTSSCHPERAERVEGSLVRRGSQAGTESSGRSAVLAGDPSTALADARFAQDDTG; from the coding sequence ATGTCCCGTCCCCCCGCCGGTGGCCACCACCTGCTCGTCGACTTCTGGGTGGACGATGCCGCGCCGCTCCGCGAGGTGGAGACGTGGGAGGTGCTGCTCCCCGAGGCGTGCCGCGCTGCGGGCGCCACCGTCCTCGGCGCGCGGTTCCACCAGTTCCAGCCCGAGGGCGTGACCGGGATCGTGCTCCTCGCCGAGAGCCACGCGAGCGTCCACACGTGGCCCGAGGCGGGGCTGGTCACCCTCGACGTGTTCACGTGCGGTGCGCTCGACGCGGCGGCCATCGTCGAGACCGTCCGCCAGCGGCTGTCGCCGGTCCGCGAGCGCGTCACGGCCGTCGCCCGCGGCGACGTGGTGCAACCCGAGACGGTCGCTCCCCGAAGAGACACCTCCTCGTGTCATCCTGAGCGAGCGGAGCGAGTCGAAGGATCTCTGGTGCGACGAGGTTCTCAAGCTGGCACCGAGAGCTCTGGACGGAGCGCGGTGCTCGCCGGAGATCCTTCGACTGCGCTCGCTGACGCTCGCTTCGCTCAGGATGACACGGGTTGA
- the msrB gene encoding peptide-methionine (R)-S-oxide reductase MsrB, translating to METPTTSAAGYDLTPLRGEAREQAVEAAGLSAEERRILIEHGTERPGCGLLLHTKEVGIYACNLCGLPLFESGSKFESGTGWPSFFQPVDPEHVTNIEDRSLGMVRIETRCARCDGHLGHVFPDGPPPTGLRFCMNSAALEFFPEGETPVQRTADSPTGA from the coding sequence ATGGAGACTCCGACTACATCCGCTGCCGGCTACGACCTGACGCCCCTCCGCGGCGAGGCCCGCGAACAGGCCGTCGAGGCGGCCGGCCTCAGCGCCGAGGAGCGCCGCATCCTCATCGAGCATGGGACGGAGCGGCCCGGCTGCGGGCTCCTCCTCCACACCAAGGAGGTCGGGATCTACGCCTGCAACCTCTGCGGCCTCCCCCTCTTCGAGAGCGGGTCCAAGTTCGAGTCCGGCACGGGCTGGCCGTCGTTCTTCCAGCCCGTCGACCCCGAGCACGTCACGAACATCGAGGATCGGTCGCTCGGGATGGTCCGCATCGAGACGCGGTGCGCACGGTGCGACGGCCACCTCGGCCACGTCTTCCCCGACGGCCCGCCGCCGACGGGCCTCCGGTTCTGCATGAACTCGGCCGCGCTCGAGTTCTTCCCGGAGGGCGAGACGCCGGTCCAGCGCACGGCCGACAGCCCGACGGGGGCCTAG
- a CDS encoding DUF4178 domain-containing protein, with product MVDLTPLDRAVRAARRGHDEAARRLLDAVLMDDRDNELALAWRARVEGDPDTKAGFLQRVLALNPNATWATDALARLGDVTEAATPGSTGSLDTVGRRAARIDHLQCPNCGGQVEIHPERGSKSVACQHCGSVLDLTSKQLDVIGRFKRRFEPAQDILPGAEATIDGERHVVMGWLRYKGWDSEESWTWDEWQLLGDSGAVRYLSWSRDEGFLLQTPVRPTPTTTRAGIELPNGRVSFYETSPASITGMAGELTWRPRLDATLQVGEAKKGGVQYSAELTADEVEVVAGSRMGDLEVWEAFGRTDKVEAIRERQERGRRRRRSAAGIARLFGLGGIAFLALGIWIVPRLGSDVGQAAHTVESGPVSLDAEVAALLPPVEGGPPGFERATDVLRNARDLVRYDTIEAGTVRLSEGRAYVVQVGATPPVAPPRGVDVEVAFIDPGDGDVFQPSVSPLVSANSAPTTEDSRPFRVDVSDGDEAAFRVVLLVGREWSGRESDGPLAWTEPVSFPISATVRHAWLPGPFYVAAAFSLFVAFAFFVFSRTGPR from the coding sequence ATGGTCGACCTCACCCCCCTCGACCGCGCCGTCCGCGCCGCCCGCCGTGGCCACGACGAGGCCGCCCGCCGGCTCCTCGACGCCGTCCTCATGGACGATCGCGACAACGAGCTCGCCCTCGCCTGGCGGGCCCGCGTCGAGGGCGACCCCGACACGAAGGCCGGCTTCCTCCAGCGCGTCCTCGCCCTCAACCCGAACGCGACGTGGGCCACCGACGCCCTCGCCCGCCTCGGCGACGTCACCGAGGCGGCCACCCCCGGGTCGACCGGATCGCTCGATACCGTCGGCCGCCGCGCGGCGCGGATCGACCACCTCCAGTGCCCCAACTGCGGCGGGCAGGTCGAGATCCACCCCGAGCGCGGCTCGAAGTCCGTGGCGTGCCAGCACTGCGGGAGCGTCCTCGACCTGACCTCAAAGCAACTCGACGTCATCGGCCGGTTCAAGCGGCGCTTCGAGCCGGCGCAGGACATTCTCCCTGGCGCCGAGGCCACGATCGACGGCGAGCGCCACGTCGTGATGGGCTGGCTCCGGTACAAGGGCTGGGACAGCGAGGAGTCATGGACGTGGGACGAGTGGCAGCTCCTCGGCGACTCGGGCGCCGTCCGCTACCTCTCGTGGTCGCGCGACGAGGGCTTCCTGCTCCAGACGCCGGTCCGTCCGACGCCGACGACGACGCGGGCGGGCATCGAACTGCCGAACGGCCGCGTCAGCTTCTACGAGACGAGCCCGGCCTCCATCACGGGCATGGCCGGCGAACTGACGTGGCGTCCCCGCCTCGACGCGACGCTCCAGGTGGGCGAGGCCAAGAAGGGCGGCGTCCAGTACAGCGCGGAGCTGACGGCCGACGAGGTCGAGGTCGTCGCCGGCTCGCGGATGGGCGACCTCGAGGTATGGGAGGCGTTCGGGCGGACCGACAAGGTCGAGGCGATCCGCGAGCGGCAGGAACGCGGGCGGCGGCGGCGGCGGTCGGCGGCGGGCATCGCGCGGTTGTTCGGGCTGGGCGGCATCGCGTTTCTCGCCCTCGGCATCTGGATCGTCCCGCGGCTCGGCAGCGACGTCGGGCAGGCGGCGCACACGGTGGAATCGGGCCCGGTCTCGCTCGACGCCGAGGTCGCGGCGCTCCTCCCGCCCGTCGAGGGTGGGCCGCCGGGGTTCGAGCGTGCGACCGACGTGCTCCGCAACGCCCGCGACCTCGTCCGCTACGACACGATCGAGGCCGGGACGGTCCGGCTCTCCGAGGGCCGCGCCTACGTCGTCCAGGTCGGCGCGACGCCGCCCGTGGCGCCACCGCGCGGCGTCGACGTCGAGGTCGCCTTCATCGACCCCGGCGACGGCGACGTCTTTCAGCCGAGCGTGTCGCCTCTCGTGTCTGCGAACTCGGCGCCGACGACCGAGGACTCCCGGCCCTTCCGCGTCGACGTGAGCGACGGCGACGAGGCCGCGTTCCGCGTGGTCCTGCTCGTCGGGCGCGAGTGGTCGGGGCGCGAGAGCGACGGGCCGCTGGCGTGGACCGAGCCCGTGTCGTTCCCGATCTCCGCGACGGTCCGCCACGCGTGGCTGCCCGGCCCGTTCTACGTCGCCGCGGCGTTCTCGCTGTTCGTGGCGTTCGCGTTCTTCGTCTTCAGCCGCACCGGCCCCCGCTAG